The nucleotide sequence CTTGTTAAGATCTTGCTTTTTTCCcatgcttattattttttcttcctccagattttatattttgctttcctACATCTTTGTAAATCATCTCAAATTCATTTTGGAATATAGGatatagtaataaaaagaaaagagaactcttaACTGCTCAACGCCAAGAAGTTCCAGATctgttttctcatatataaattTTCCTCTTGCCATTCTGGCAGAGtaaacaatacttttttttttttaatatataaacaaattaagCCAAATAAATCATTTTCATAACATTCAAACACTGCATGGATTTTATTATGTAGGCAAAAACCTATATTGCTATGGATTAAACTGCTCTAATCAGTTAAACTGCTAGGCCAagataagaaaagaaattcaCAATGTCAAGACATGAGGAGTCTGATTCTATCCCATTAACTTTTTGTCTTCTAAGTTATATTCTATAGTTTCTATTTTCATAGGAGCGATAGGAGAAAATTTAAGAACGTCTTAATTCTTCCTATAATGGTCTTCTCACCATCAAGGTCATTTCTTCCTTATGTTATAGGTGAAATTTAGAATTACCAGGCAGTTGAAATGTTTCCTGTTAATAATCAGATTAATCAGCAAGTATGTTAAAAAGTAATCTGCCTGAAATTGTCTCTGTAGTTCAAGTGAATTCTCTTAGTTCAGGTTCCTAGTAGCAACTTTTGGTAGTCTTTGAATGCCGTCAGCAGATTCTGTTCTTGTATCAGTCCTCAGGGAAGCGCTACTGCCTCTGAGCTACAGTTATTACATCTGGCCATGCTGATGGTCAAGCATAACTAGTATAATGTTTAGCTAAGTGAAacacattttattccttttcaattagtgcttattttctaaaattaggtTACTACATCACATCTTAcatagattttgtttgtttttacatgaTAAAATATGCAAACGCGATTTTTATTGCTTTAGTACAAGCCACAGTCTCCAAATTTAGAGTCTAATAATTGGAGCAAAAAAAGTCTGTACATAGGAGCTCAAGACGATCAAATCTAGAATGTCTATTCATGTTACTCTATGATGTCATCTTTGTCTCTCAGGTCCTCAGTTACATGGATCTACAAAATCTCAAAACAGAAGTGGACCAATCTCTAGAACCAGGCAGGGACTATAGCACGAATGAGGAGAACTTGCTTCGGGCTGCAGGGAACACATGGGAAGATTTCACAAATCAATGTTCAGTCATCTCATGATGCAGACCTTGTATACAAGAGACAACCTGAAACCATCTTCGTGAATTATTTTGGTACAACAGACTGAGAACAGTATCAGCCAAAGACTACATGGGTACTGTTTCTATCTCCAATTACTGTCTTCTGTTCAGCATAAGTTAATCACTTCACTGGACAGTAAAGTTTGTAGCCAAAGATGTAACAAATGAATAATTTCCTCCAAATCACTGCTCATGTTGTCTGTTAACAATGATCAGTTCAATTACTACAGCATTCTATCAGACTACATGTACACAAAATGTAGAAAATCATTTGATAACATTATTATTGGCTTAATTACTTGtgtttattttaacattattacttgtgttaatttctggagAGGTGTACTCacttttaagtcatttttaggagacagttccttaaaaaattacatCAAACAGATGTGATTCCTAAAGTTTTCTCTTAGATGTCCAAATCCATAGGCAGATATATATGGCAGGGATGAATAACTAAAAACATAAATGTTGAGCACTGGTATAAAGTAATCCATGtaataaataatgaattttttttttccccaggtagGACAATTCAGCCTTACAACAGCTGCCTGACATCAGGTTACACTTGTTTTCTTCTCAAAGTACTTTAGTGGTCATTtcctaccccccccccccacaacccCCGCCGCCCCAAATATCACACCTGCCTTGCTAGATTTTCTCCTGTAGGTCtaagaaaagcaatttaaaaatttatagagTCTTTCTGTTAGTGAGCCAGCAAGACACAACTTCTTAAAATTCCTGAAACCCTGCTGTTCTGTCTAGTATAAACATATactagagaaaaagaagagaacttTGACATTCTTCTGATTTTCTGATTTGACATTCTTCTGATTTTCACATGGACCTTTCCCGAGTGCACTCATGAATGCAGCAATGGTTTTAACTATGGCTTAAACTTATTTAATTTCGTTGAATTTTAATTCTGATGATCATATTGGTTTTAGATCTTCTATTAATCTTCAGAGTTGATAAATTCAAATGATCATCAATTGGgataattttattgtttcaaaGTGTTCTAATACTATCATATGAAGACAGATACAGCAGACATCCTGcattaaactgtatttttaatacaattaagagtattttttaacctatttgtAATCACAAACTGAAAACATGTCTTATGCTTACCTCAGATAAATTATGTACATGAATCTCAGTAACAGGAGGCTTGTTTTATGCATATGGTATTGAATATATTAGCTTACAAATCAGAGATTTTAAGTTGAAGTCTCtaaaaaattttcatatattctaATGAACTCATACCAATTCtactaaatataaatgaaaatctcTGTACTATTCTCACAAATCAATACCATAAGTACATGATAACAAACCACTGGATCAAGACAGCTTGCCTTTCAAGGTCAGAGTTAACAAGTCATTTAGCCTCacccttttatagatgaggaaacaagttcTGACAAGCTCAGTAACCTGACTCTAAGGACATTCAGCAGTTACAGAGGATTACAGCATCTCTTTATGGAACTTAAACCAGGCTATCTGCTACAATGCTGGCTAGAActacttttcttctctcttctttatcCTAGGCACCATTCgtatatttaatcttttaaatgatCATATTGGGATCACTTAAAAAGCCCTGGGAACTTAACAGTCATCTTTCACTTGATTATTTAATCTTGTACAATTCTTACAAAAGTGCTTGAAGTAATCTGAACACCTGTTTCTCCTATACACCTCAAGCAAAGAGTGCCAAACTTggttgaggaggaaaaaaaaaagagaggacctATGCAAGAACATTAAGACTGAAAGCAAACTGGCAAGTATTTGGAAAACAGATGCCCAGCAAGTGTCGAAGGCTAGGTAGAGCACATGTCCTAAAAAACACATGCCACTGGATACCCTGAAGCTCACTCCTACATGGCAAAATAACAACTGCTAAAAGTGGTAGGGACAGATCTGCATTCTAGATAGTTCCTCATACAAAAGACACACAGAAGAGTGCTCTCAGGAAGCATTCCCCCTCCCGCTCCCTCGGTGATCACCACCAAATGCCTTCAGAGGAGGACCTCACAGAACGTCAGCATATTTCTAGGATATACTAAGACCAGGCTGAGAGAGTCTACTTGGTTTAGATAGTTGATCCAAATAATTTAGGCTTGAAAGACAACTTTTCTCAAGAGTTGAGTTGACTTCTGTCTTCAAATCTTGACTGTACCTTGCCTACAAAGGCATCAGTTAACACCTATGGACTTTTGAAGAGAATattccattatttcttttctttcttgagagTCGTTTTTTTCCCTCCTCGTTTGGAAGGTTTGCAGTACTTTGCTTCCATCTGATCCAGAAAATTGTCCATTTCCTTTTGCCGATCCTTTTGTCTGCTCTGTTTAAGAAGTTAAAACACAAGCTTTCAAAACTCAAGACTGTCCACAGAAATAAAGTATTTagcagttgccaggggctggtggAAAGGGAGAATAGGGAGTGACTGCTAGTGTTTAGAGTGATGAAGATGTTCTAGAATTAGATAGTGCTGACGATTGTAAAACCTCATCAATAATATACTAAAAAACCACTGATGATTGTAAAACCTGATCAATAATATACtaaaaaaaccactgaattataccactgaattgtacattttaaaaggatgacTGTATGGTACCTGAATGtcttaaaagatgaaaacaaaatgccTACAACACTATATAAACTCCAAAGAAATATTAGCAGTAAGAAGCAGAAATTGGAAGAAATGGCGGTAAGCTTCACAGACAACCTGACGGTTTACCTGAATGGCTGCTTTCAAGTTATCCACTCCTTCATCAAGCCCCAACTCCTTCCTGCTCATTTCTGCTTCTTTAGCCTCTTCCTGAGCCTAAAACAGAAACTCATGTGAGATACAATGCCAACCTAGCAAATACTAAAAATACACCTTCTTTCCCAAAAGCAAATCTGTTAAGACCATTTCAATTTGaggattatataaattaaaaggaTAAAATCAAGCAGTAGATCCTCTTTTTCCaattagtcggagaaggcaatggcaccccactccggtactctcgcctggaaaaccccatggatggaggaacctggtaggctgcagtccatggggtcactaagagtcaggcacgactgagcgacttcacttggacttttcactttcttgcactggagaaggaaatggcaacccactccagtattcttggctggagaatcccagggatggaggagcctagtgggctgccctctatggggtcgcacagagttggacacaactgaggcgactcagcagcagcagcagcagcagatcatttGGTTCCATAAACCATAGGGGGACAGTAAGGAAAACAAACTGCTAGAAGAGCTAAGAAAGGTCACTTAACCAAGGATGCCCTCAAATGTTGCCAGGACACAGGCACCTCAGATTCCTCCTCTGGAAACCAAATTTACTACATGTGACTTGTGGTAGCCAAAAGTGCAACCCTGGTTTAAAATTTCCCCTAAGTAGTTAGGACAAACTCTAACAAATTCCGTTTTAACGTTTCTTTACCAGATTTCAAAGCCACCTCCTCTTGCCAAATTTTACTAGGGCACTGATTCCAAACTACTACAAGAATACCTTGGGAAAGGTTAGTAAGTTCATTCTCCAGGGCAATACCTAAGACTATGAGAGGCCCCAGTCCCCAGAGAATTTTCTAAATAGCAATGAATACTATTAATACTGAGAATGATGATATGTTAGGACCTTGTTACTCTAATAAAGAGTTTCCTCTGCCTACTTCAGTCCttgaaatcaatttattttttttaatactattttttcctctaaatttgCAGAAGTCTTTGTCAAAACTATTCcattccccactccacccccaaacTCTAGGGAAGTTTCTCAAGCTAATAGGCTGTTACTGAACACAGCTGTGCTCAGTTTCACCTAAAAAAAGTTGCCAACCTAAACTGTCAGCTTGAAATCTAGACAGATGTAGCCTATAAGCCAAAGTGATGATCTTGATACACATTCCACTTCTCTCAACACGCTTGTCAGGTTTCTCCTGCATCTTTTTACATAAAAGCCACAGACCTAACTCCACCTCCAATTCAGCCATACAAATAAAGTACCCACCAAAAAGCTACAGTCTTACACTATCTGCTCTCCCTAGAGTTCCCATTACGAAAGCCAGGCTGAGGCAAGAGTGACTTTAATACCAGTCCGGTCTTCCCCTAAAGACCAGAGGCACAGGTATTTGTTACCTTGAATCTGCTCCTTCCTGAACCCCAGATGTCCTTAAGCTCCTTTCCCTTGCCATCGTCCTTCCCCTTACCAACCCCCCAGTTTAATATGGGTGAAAAGGACACACAAACCACAATCCTTGATACTCTACAAAAGTGTACCTCAAAGGGTGTTTGGAAATCTATCATTATCAAAATAAACtggtttttggttgttgttgctttttttcactCACCCCATCTCcccatgtttttttgttttttgaatgtatATTCTGGGTCCAACTCAAGAATCGAAGtgagttaagtcactcagtcatctccaactctttgcaaccccacggacgagcctaccaggctcctccatgtgattttccaggtaagagtactggaatgggttgccatcaaactgggcaagaatacaggaatttGAATTAATAAGACATAGTCCTACAGTCTCTGTCACCTTCTCAGCCCTTAACCAAGTGAGAATGTGGAGCCTAGGTATCTGGATTCTGTTACTTTATTGCCTTAGAATGCGTCAGCAAGGTTAAAAGAATTGGCCCATATGAAGAATATTTCAGTGCTACTTTCAAATGATACTGATTATCTAATCCATGCAGTAAAATCCTTTTGAGCACAACAGAGTAGGGAAAAAGTTTCTCTTAGTGAGCTCATTAAGTTAGATGGCAACTAGAAAAGAAGTTAAGCCTTATCTTTATTTCAGCAgtcttatatatattttcattgttatatatatatcctcAAATTCTTTTGGGAAGTAGTAAATGGCATTCAAAATCTTACCCTCCTTTTCCTTGCATTCATCTTCTGCTTCGATTCTTTGACAAAGGCATTATAGGATGGGACCTCTCCAGCATCAATGGCTTGTTGAATAATGTGCCTTATCCtgggttcttctgtgtattgcacacacagcacagactcCATAATCTGATCCATGTCACCCTTAAAGTCCAGATAGGCCTGTTTAATATCAGTCAGCTCTTCTTCAGAACCTTTGTATGTCTTCTCAAAAGCCTGAATGTCTTCCAGAGATATCTGAACAAATGAGAGACACATGCTGTAACTTTGATTCAAAGTTAATTTTAAGTAATCGGAATACAAGAAAAAAGTTAACTCAGGTGTCAAAATATTTCTCCCCAAATACAACAGCTGCTTGAATTGAAATTGTTGCAAGGAAGCAAATTTTCTATGCTAAAGATTTTCTAGGGTTCTCCCTAGTCCAATCTTTAGAATTGCTAAGCTACACACCAGAAAAATTTAAGTGAAGTTTCCAAAGGTGAGATCCAGAAAAATACTTGGGGCTTACACCTGGCTTTGTAAAATAAAGCacatattataaaaaaatttaatgtccCCCTTTCACTACACTCTACACCAACAGTTAAAGGCCCATTTCAGTAAGTGTGTGTATCTATGAATGTACGTGCATGTGttataacacacatatatacatggttCAACAGAACGGTTAGATAAATCTGCCCTTCAAAGAAGTGGGTCTCTCCTAAGGCATGTCTGTGTTGTCTGTgagtttattattaatatttagagaCCAAATAAAAAATCCTCATTCTTAACAACACAAAACACAAGGTCTTAAAGGTTTATTGAATGAGAAATGGGAACGGTCACAAGAAAATCTCCAGAGTTCTTTACCTTTTTAAAGAGTAATCTCCAATAGGCCTCCCAGTCCCGGTCTTGGCTGAGCACATCAGAATCCTCGTCCACTGTTCCCTGTTCATCGTATAATGTTCTCTGTTCTTTATCACTCAGAACGGAGTAGACCTTTCCAAGGATCTGCGGGAAAGAGTACACTAAAATCACCCTTCCGCCTCTCACTGAAACCGCGCCGCGAGAAATAAAGATTAGAAAACGCCAGGCCAGGCTCGGCTCACTCCACCCCAGGAGAGGCCGGGCGGTCATAAGACGGAGGGAAGCCCGGACGGCCGTGGATAGTCTAGCGCACCTGGAAGCGGCGGGTGGCGTCTTCTTTGTCGCCCTCGCCCACCCGATCCGGGTGCACCTGCAGGGACACCTTGTGATAGCCGCGTCGGACCTCGCTGTCTGAGGCCTCGCGCCGCACGCCCAATACTTGGTAAAGGTCGGCGGTGCCGAATAGTTCTTCGCACAGTTCCAGAAGCCCCATGGCCGGCAGCGGTGCGAAGGGGGCGGCGGGTTCAGCGAAAACACCTGACCCAGCTACACAGAATAGAGATCTAGAGCGCCTACCTTTTCCCGCGCAAAAAGCCCGAGGCGCTAGCGTCATAAGAGGCGCCGGAAGAGGCGGGGCCACGACGCCGCACTTTACGGCCGTTGAGAAATGGGGGTGTGGCCAAGCTGGGGACTGCCAGGATTGAGGCAGTGAGTCTCCTATCACCGGAATCTCCTTACACAAGTTCTCTCAGCCCCGGACGTCCTCCCCTTACTCTGAAAATATCATCCCTACCTTTTCCCCAATGTCCCAGATCAGTTTATGCAACAGTGTAAACGTTCATATTAGGTTGAACCTAGCGCTggtttctttttgcctttttttccagtaaaaaacAGCGAAACATTAGCATTTGGCAATCTCATGTGGTTTAAATTTGGTAATCACAAcagattgtggaaaattcttaaaagagatgggaataccagacaaccttacctgcctcctgagaaacctgtatgggcttccctgtagctcagacggtgaatcggcctgcaatggaggagacctgggttcgatcccccagtggggaagatccactggagacaggaatggcaacccaactcctgtattcctgcctggagaattccatggactgaacggaggggcctggcaggctgttacagtccatggggtggcagagtcagcacaactgagcgattaactaCACTActacaagaagcaatagttagaaccagacgtggaacaatgggctggttccaaattgggaaaggagtcagtCAAgactgtaaattgtcacccttcttatttaacttatatgcagaataaatcatgcgaaatgctgggctggatgtatcacaagctggaatcaggattgcagggagaaatatcaaaaacctcagatatgtagataacaccaccctaatagcagaaagtgaagaactaaagagtctcttgatgagggtgaaagagagtgagaaagctggcttaaaactcaacgttcaaaaaaccaAGATAGGACattcagtctcatcacttcatggcaaatagggaaaagatAGAAACAGTGACTtactttttctttggctccaaaatcactgcagatggtgactgtagccatacaactagaagacgcttgctccttcgaagaaaagttatgacaaacctagacagtattaaaaaagctaagtgctgaagaattgatacgttcaaactgtagtgctggagaagactcgagagtcccttggacagcacagtgatcaaaccagtcaatcctaaaggaaattaaccctgaaaattcattggaaggactgatgctgaagcaccaataatttgaccacctgatgtgaagagccgactaattggaaaagaccccaatgctgagAAAGACGGAGGgcatgaagagaaggggacaacaggatgagatggttggattgcatcgactcaatagacatgagtttgagcaaactccgggagatagtgaagaataggcatgctacagtccatgaggtcgtgaagagttggacacgactgagtgactgaacaacaagttggGACTGCTAGGCAGGGACTTTCCCTTGAGCCCTGCAATTTTAAAAACCTACAttaaacaaaaagcacaaaatacCAGTCTTCTAAAAATTCTCTAATTGATAGAACTTCTAGATTTGACATTTATTACAGAATCATTTCCATTCACCTTCCAGTTCCTGAATCACCTTCCACTTTGGTGGAGATAACATGATCCAAACCCCCATCTTGATAAAAAtataagctttagaaacaaaggCTTTCTAAagtgcagatgtgggtttgagctTGTTGGATTTGAGATGGTGGCAAGACAGACAGATGCAATCATCCAAGAATTGGTGAAAAATCTGGGCCTGGAAATCCAAAGCAAGAGTAGGACTAGAGGAAACTTTGGAAATCAGGGAGAGGATGAGCTTACACAGAAAAGTTTCCATATGTGTGTCTTAAATAAAAGATAGACCAGGGTACAAAGTGAATATGCAAATTGGCAGAAATTCAACAGCTCAAAATAATACCTATTTCACATCAGTTCCCTTCATTGGTCAATACTTTCCAGAATTACattctcctctgctgctgctgctaagtcacttcagtcgtgtccgactctgtgcgatcccatagacggcagcccacggggctcccccgtccctgggattctccaggcaagaacactggagtaggttgccatttccttctccgatgcatgaaagtgaaaagtaaaagtgaagtcgctcagtcacgtccaactctttgcgaccccatggactgcagcctatcaggctcctccatccatgggacttcccaggcaagagtactggagtggggtgccattgccttctccaacattctCTTCTACTCTCCCAGTTAAGGTTTCTCCAAAGACCTCAAACTCTCCAGCGTAGGCTGTTCTCCTTTAAACTTTGAAATGGGTTTTcaaagcatttctttttcctaCCTTCAAGATCAAACTCCCATAAAGTCAGTTGCTTTCTGCCTGTCCTGCCTTTAAATCCTCCCCAAAGCAAGTGGAGGCCATCCAGTGACAACTCAGAGAGCCTTGATGACCTGAGTTTGAGGTGGCTGGCAATTAGAATATAAAACTGAGAATAGGTTGGTACAACAATAGGGCTTTAGAATCTCCTCTATAAATCTCCCATATTTTAGTTTTATACCAGATTATGAAATTTATATTATTCAGTGTGACGACTAAAGCCATCTAACCCTGCTGCAGTTATGGTGGAACAGATAACAGGCTTTAGGGGGACACAACCAGTCATTTAACAAACCATGATTCCTCAACCTAATTTTGTCATTGACTTTTAAAGTGGACTTTTGAAAAGCCCTTTATCTTTACTCACTACCCCCACTACAGACATAACATGTTGGAAAgggctctccaggcaggaacattgGGGTCTGACTCTGTTCTGCCCAATACTAAAACTATGTGGCCTTGACCGAGTTTCTACTTCTGAACCTCAGCTTCCCCACTGATAAACTGGAGACAATCCTACCTAATTTCATGATACCTTATAATTCTCACAAATAACCTTGCATGGAAGTTGTACATAGGTACTTTACTTTCTTCCagttattctttcttttaaaaaagtagattATTAGAGCCTAAAAGCATGTAACAAACTACCTTTGTAAATTTGAAATTGTGTGTTGACAAGACAATGTAAATCTACAATTACAAAAACAGCAAGTGAAGTAATTGTATTCT is from Bubalus bubalis isolate 160015118507 breed Murrah chromosome 4, NDDB_SH_1, whole genome shotgun sequence and encodes:
- the DNAJC9 gene encoding dnaJ homolog subfamily C member 9 is translated as MTLAPRAFCAGKGRRSRSLFCVAGSGVFAEPAAPFAPLPAMGLLELCEELFGTADLYQVLGVRREASDSEVRRGYHKVSLQVHPDRVGEGDKEDATRRFQILGKVYSVLSDKEQRTLYDEQGTVDEDSDVLSQDRDWEAYWRLLFKKISLEDIQAFEKTYKGSEEELTDIKQAYLDFKGDMDQIMESVLCVQYTEEPRIRHIIQQAIDAGEVPSYNAFVKESKQKMNARKRRAQEEAKEAEMSRKELGLDEGVDNLKAAIQSRQKDRQKEMDNFLDQMEAKYCKPSKRGGKKTTLKKEKK